In Cynocephalus volans isolate mCynVol1 chromosome 3, mCynVol1.pri, whole genome shotgun sequence, one DNA window encodes the following:
- the LOC134372796 gene encoding potassium voltage-gated channel subfamily KQT member 3-like — MTLALTAAVEQRKAPSVGLPPPRALAPPSQPRAPSPAAGHPRPAPLGIPPLTRAGCDPLTSRQASPAPRGGPPLPAFWGVGGEGRSDHGIGVPGLAAAAASSTHPECPFFREQQRRRRSGRRGRGRWGSRRAGRRGRRRRRGRSPSRGDAEAAGDEERKVGLAPGDVKQVTLALGAGADEDGTLLLEGGGRDEGLRRTPQGVGLLAKTPLSRPVQRNNAKYRRIQTAIYHDALDRPRGWALLYHALGE; from the coding sequence GCTCCCGCCCCCGCGCGCCCTAGCGCCTCCGAGCCAGCCTCGCGCGCCCTCGCCGGCTGCCGGCCACCCGCGGCCCGCGCCCCTCGGGATCCCGCCGCTGACCCGGGCGGGATGTGACCCCCTGACCTCCCGCcaggcctcccctgccccccgGGGGGGCCCGCCTCTGCctgctttttggggggtgggtggggaggggcgcTCGGATCATGGCATTGGAGTTCCCGGGCTtgcagccgccgccgcctcgtCCACGCACCCCGAGTGCCCCTTCTTCCGCGAGCAGCAGCGGAGAAGGCGAAGCGGCCGGCGGGGGCGAGGCAGATGGGGCTCAAGGCGCGCAGGGCGGCGGGGGCGGAGGAGGCGGCGGGGCCGCTCACCCAGCCGGGGGGACGCGGAGGCCGCCGGCGACGAGGAGCGGAAAGTGGGGCTGGCGCCCGGCGACGTGAAGCAAGTCACCTTGGCGCTTGGGGCCGGAGCTGACGAAGACGGGACCCTGCTGCTGGAGGGCGGCGGCCGCGACGAGGGGCTGCGGAGGACCCCGCAGGGGGTCGGGCTTCTGGCCAAGACCCCGCTGAGCCGCCCTGTCCAGAGGAACAACGCCAAGTACCGGCGCATCCAAACTGCGATCTACCACGACGCCCTGGACAGACCGCGGGGCTGGGCGCTGCTCTACCACGCGCTCGG